In Oncorhynchus clarkii lewisi isolate Uvic-CL-2024 chromosome 2, UVic_Ocla_1.0, whole genome shotgun sequence, one DNA window encodes the following:
- the LOC139383336 gene encoding immunoglobulin superfamily containing leucine-rich repeat protein 2-like, whose protein sequence is MASWRLVCVLAVWNSVLGLAQCCPDTCSCLDKYAHHFADCAYKDLLLVPVGLPFNVTTLSLSANKIKLLKAKSFINVTQVTSLWLAHNEIVTIERDTLALLIQLRNLDVSYNKIISFPWEDLANLTSLQLLKMNNNEMINLPKYSFSTLKDLRSLRINNNRFTTIVQGTFSSLSSMSHLQIYNNPFTCSCSLEWLRDWITESKISVPEQDSIVCEAPEHLQGVLVTKMPKLDCKAPSVSITYQPNLDNTELYEGFMVILNCETKGNPKPEVSWEVVNAGNQKFTFSLPSVVSMNSDSPINDKSTNGRFLVFQNGTMIIPRMSKKEDGNYSCSAVNDLGKADSTVKVVVAGTKKQAINSMLDTTADKILRPSGGNKPGPKMTNNIINWPKSDSEKTKNDPTGSSVKHADGSVQAGEGSEELPFTRKCGISDGTQYISNHAFNLSLDQLKQYTFDLGVIALEVSETEAKVQLNPLQLPNSKNNLHLSHNENLETVDKEPFSLYQGSTKTPLDMLYLCFNTGNGHSVVQWSRIEEGINTYKFQGLQPGTNYTLCLTYGGQDCQVQVVFTTRMKIPSLLIIVMVSTFLLVLATVPLLGATCCHLLNKYQGKTYKLIMKAAQKNPDQMDKHMVGGDFDPQASFVESENNSNPSEIGGEGEDGQDGEEVDGSVVTESMPGSTLKFEVGSEYSNRLPLGAEAVNISEDGNGNYKELSR, encoded by the exons ATGGCGTCGTGGCGGCTGGTCTGTGTCCTGGCTGTATGGAACTCTGTGTTGGGtctggcccagtgttgtccagatACCTGTAGCTGTCTGGATAAATACGCCCACCATTTCGCTGACTGTGCCTACAAAGACCTGCTATTAGTTCCTGTAGGCCTCCCCTTCAAcgtcaccactctctctctctctgccaacaaGATCAAACTCCTGAAGGCCAAGAGCTTTATTAACGTCACccag GTGACCTCCCTATGGCTGGCCCACAATGAGATCGTGACCATAGAGAGGGACACCTTGGCACTGCTGATCCAGCTGAGAAACCTGGACGTCAGCTACAATAAGATCATCAGCTTCCCCTGGGAAGACCTGGCCAACCTCACCTCCCTTCAGCTGCTCAAGATGAACAACAACGAGATGATCAACCTCCCTAAATATTCCTTCTCGACTCTCAAAGACCTGAGGTCCCTGAGGATCAACAACAACAGGTTCACTACTATAGTTCAGGGGACCttcagctctctgagctccatgTCTCACCTTCAGATCTACAACAACCCCTTCACCTGCTCCTGCAGTCTGGAGTGGCTGAGAGACTGGATCACGGAGTCTAAGATCTCGGTCCCGGAGCAGGACTCTATCGTCTGCGAGGCCCCAGAGCATCTGCAAGGGGTCCTGGTGACCAAAATGCCCAAGCTGGACTGCAAGGCCCCGTCAGTGTCCATCACCTaccagccaaacctggacaacaCTGAGCTATACGAGGGCTTTATGGTGATTCTCAACTGTGAGACCAAGGGCAACCCCAAACCAGAGGTCAGCTGGGAGGTGGTGAATGCAGGGAACCAGAAGTTCACATTCAGTTTGCCCTCTGTGGTCAGCATGAATAGTGACTCGCCCATCAATGATAAAAGCACCAACGGCCGGTTCTTGGTCTTCCAGAACGGCACTATGATCATCCCCCGTATGAGCAAGAAGGAGGATGGGAACTACAGCTGCTCAGCTGTCAACGACCTCGGTAAAGCAGACAGCACAGTGAAGGTAGTGGTGGCAGGCACCAAGAAACAAGCCATTAACTCCATGCTGGACACCACAGCAGATAAGATCCTCCGTCCGTCTGGTGGAAACAAGCCGGGGCCTAAAATgaccaacaacatcatcaactGGCCCAAGTCCGACTCTGAGAAGACCAAGAACGATCCAACTGGGTCGTCTGTTAAACACGCTGATGGCTCAGTGCAGGCTGGTGAGGGCTCAGAGGAGCTTCCGTTTACCAGGAAGTGTGGCATCAGCGATGGCACTCAGTACATCTCCAATCACGCATTCAACCTCAGTCTGGACCAGCTGAAACAATATACATTTGATTTAGGTGTCATCGCGTTGGAGGTATCCGAGACGGAGGCCAAAGTGCAGCTCAACCCTCTCCAGCTCCCAAACAGTAAGAACAACCTTCACCTCAGCCACAATGAGAACCTAGAGACCGTCGACAAAGAGCCTTTTAGCCTCTATCAAGGCTCAACCAAAACCCCTCTGGACATGCTCTATCTGTGTTTTAACACTGGTAACGGACACTCTGTGGTGCAGTGGTCCCGGATAGAGGAAGGGATCAACACCTATAAGTTCCAGGGCCTACAACCAGGCACTAACTACACCCTGTGTCTGACCTACGGAGGGCAGGACTGTCAGGTCCAGGTTGTCTTCACAACCAGGATGAAAATTCCTTCTCTGTTGATCATAGTGATGGTTAGTACCTTCCTGTTGGTGCTGGCTACAGTCCCTCTGCTGGGAGCAACCTGCTGTCATCTCTTAAACAAGTACCAGGGAAAGACTTACAAACTGATCATGAAGGCAGCGCAGAAGAACCCAGATCAAATGGACAAACATATGGTTGGAGGTGATTTCGACCCCCAGGCGTCGTTTGTAGAGTCAGAGAATAATTCTAACCCAAgtgagataggaggagagggggaggacggaCAGGACGGGGAGGAGGTGGATGGGAGTGTGGTTACCGAGTCTATGCCGGGTTCTACATTAAAATTTGAGGTGGGTTCGGAGTACAGCAATAGATTACCATTGGGCGCCGAGGCGGTGAATATCTCTGAGGATGGAAACGGTAACTACAAAGAGCTGAGTCGCTGA